A genomic segment from Nocardiopsis sp. Huas11 encodes:
- the pstC gene encoding phosphate ABC transporter permease subunit PstC, translated as MSDSNMAVATAGAHQRRPLAGAGSSHLGEKAIKVFLALCAAFSVVVTTGIVISLVVPTVRFFGEITLSEFLFGTVWQPAFANPSFGVLPIVVGTVIVVVTALAVAIPVGLASAIYLSEYASSGVRKVIKPILEVLEGVPTVAIGLFAFFFMRPLAESLFPWFPWATPFSIGVAGVAVGLLIVPLVASVAEDAMRSVPAGLREGAYALGASKMRVSLRVVFPAAISGIIAGIVLGTSRAIGETMVVLIAAGAGNPNLTFNWFSSAQTMTAYIGGTATGDISQGTIVYDTIFAVGTLLFSMTLVMNIIAIRLVRRFREVYE; from the coding sequence ATGTCTGACAGCAACATGGCGGTCGCGACGGCCGGCGCTCACCAGCGTCGGCCGTTGGCGGGCGCCGGATCCTCCCATCTCGGCGAGAAGGCCATCAAGGTCTTCCTCGCCCTCTGCGCCGCGTTCTCCGTCGTCGTCACCACGGGAATCGTCATCTCCCTCGTGGTTCCGACGGTGAGGTTCTTCGGTGAGATCACCCTGTCGGAGTTCCTCTTCGGTACCGTCTGGCAGCCGGCGTTCGCCAACCCGTCCTTCGGTGTCCTGCCGATCGTCGTGGGCACGGTCATCGTCGTGGTCACGGCTCTCGCGGTCGCGATCCCGGTGGGCCTGGCCTCGGCCATCTACCTGTCGGAGTACGCCTCCTCGGGTGTACGCAAGGTGATCAAGCCGATCCTGGAGGTCCTGGAGGGCGTCCCGACCGTCGCGATCGGCCTCTTCGCGTTCTTCTTCATGCGCCCGCTGGCCGAGAGCCTCTTCCCGTGGTTCCCGTGGGCGACCCCCTTCTCCATCGGCGTCGCCGGCGTCGCGGTCGGCCTGCTCATCGTTCCACTGGTCGCCTCGGTGGCCGAGGACGCCATGCGCTCGGTCCCCGCGGGCCTGCGCGAAGGCGCCTACGCGCTCGGCGCGAGCAAGATGCGGGTCTCCCTTCGCGTGGTCTTCCCCGCCGCGATCTCCGGCATCATCGCCGGTATCGTGCTGGGCACCTCGCGGGCCATCGGCGAGACCATGGTCGTCCTCATCGCGGCGGGCGCGGGCAATCCGAACCTGACGTTCAACTGGTTCAGTTCGGCCCAGACCATGACCGCGTACATCGGAGGGACGGCGACGGGCGACATCTCGCAGGGCACGATCGTCTACGACACGATCTTCGCCGTCGGCACTCTGTTGTTCTCGATGACGCTGGTCATGAACATCATCGCGATCCGTCTGGTCCGCCGCTTCCGTGAGGTGTACGAGTAA
- a CDS encoding PstS family phosphate ABC transporter substrate-binding protein — MISKKWLQAAAVAGAVPFILTACGGGGGEDGGDGSAEGSELSGQVGLDGSSTVAPLSEVAAELFMEENNGVQVSVATSGTGGGFERFCNGETDMNNASREIKDDEAANCEANDIAYEGVQVANDALAIVVNPDNPIDCLTVDQATQIWDEGSTVTSWGDVDDLDAGDLAGEDITLYGPGSSSGTFDYFTEAINGEEGQIRNDYTDIGEDDQAAIVGVEGDVNAMAYIPYSYFTEAGDAVKPLLIDGGDGECVEPTLENVQNGSYAPLGRGLFVYASDVALERPEAVEFMSFYVENSEAITETAGFVPMTEEQMAASHEQIESLTAAN; from the coding sequence GTGATCTCTAAGAAGTGGCTTCAGGCCGCCGCCGTCGCCGGAGCGGTTCCCTTCATCCTCACCGCCTGTGGCGGTGGCGGTGGCGAAGACGGTGGCGACGGGTCCGCCGAGGGCTCCGAGCTGTCCGGCCAGGTCGGGCTCGACGGTTCCAGCACCGTCGCTCCGCTCTCCGAGGTCGCCGCCGAGCTGTTCATGGAAGAGAACAACGGCGTCCAGGTCTCGGTCGCCACGTCCGGTACCGGTGGCGGGTTCGAGCGGTTCTGCAACGGCGAGACCGACATGAACAACGCCTCGCGTGAGATCAAGGACGACGAGGCCGCGAACTGCGAGGCGAACGACATCGCCTACGAGGGCGTGCAGGTCGCCAACGACGCCCTCGCCATCGTCGTCAACCCGGACAACCCGATCGACTGCCTCACCGTCGACCAGGCCACCCAGATCTGGGACGAGGGCTCCACTGTCACCAGCTGGGGCGACGTCGACGACCTCGACGCCGGTGACCTCGCCGGCGAGGACATCACCCTCTACGGTCCTGGCTCCTCCTCTGGCACCTTCGACTACTTCACCGAGGCCATCAACGGTGAAGAGGGTCAGATCCGCAACGACTACACCGACATCGGTGAGGACGACCAGGCCGCCATCGTCGGTGTCGAGGGCGACGTCAACGCCATGGCCTACATCCCCTACTCCTACTTCACCGAGGCCGGCGACGCCGTCAAGCCGCTCCTGATCGACGGTGGCGACGGCGAGTGCGTCGAGCCCACCCTGGAGAACGTCCAGAACGGTTCCTACGCGCCGCTGGGCCGCGGACTCTTCGTCTACGCCAGCGACGTCGCCCTGGAGCGCCCGGAGGCCGTGGAGTTCATGAGCTTCTACGTCGAGAACTCCGAGGCGATCACCGAGACCGCCGGGTTCGTCCCCATGACCGAAGAGCAGATGGCCGCGAGCCACGAGCAGATCGAATCGCTCACCGCCGCCAACTGA
- a CDS encoding EF-hand domain-containing protein: protein MTETSQYATTFSLVDTDGDGRISALELAELMRRLGDECTEERAAEVVATMDDDHDDLISLEEFAAFMSQNQE from the coding sequence ATGACCGAGACCTCCCAGTACGCCACCACGTTCTCCCTCGTCGACACCGACGGCGACGGTCGCATCTCGGCGCTGGAGCTGGCCGAGCTCATGCGCAGGCTCGGCGACGAGTGCACCGAGGAGCGGGCCGCGGAGGTCGTCGCCACGATGGACGACGACCACGACGACCTCATCTCGCTGGAGGAGTTCGCCGCCTTCATGTCCCAGAACCAGGAATGA
- the chrA gene encoding chromate efflux transporter: MVNRPAAAGRGTVGEVFRAFLLLGLTSFGGPVAHLGYFRDAFVVRRRWLSEPAYADLVALCQFLPGPASSQVGMAIGLRRAGYAGMAAAWIAFTLPSALLLVAFALGVQAVGVQPGAGWLLGLKAAAVAVVAHAVVGMAKSLASGKRQAAIAVAALVLVLVVPSTLSQVAAILLGGVLGLVWLATTESADVEKGEDGPGTSVGHRTALVCLALFAALLAALPVLATLTANPGMTIADGFYRAGSLVFGGGHVVLPLLEAEVVGGGQVNHESFLAGYGAAQAVPGPLFTFAAYLGALIPVAGSPLLGASIALVAIFLPSALLVVGVLPFWERLRGAPRARRAVAGAGAAVVGVLAAALYDPVFTQGVVSSATMSVSAVAFVALAVWRAPAWSVVLAAGAIGFLVL; the protein is encoded by the coding sequence CTGGTGAACAGGCCCGCCGCGGCCGGCCGCGGCACGGTCGGCGAGGTCTTCAGAGCCTTCCTCCTCCTGGGGCTGACCTCCTTCGGCGGCCCGGTGGCGCATCTGGGCTACTTCCGCGACGCCTTCGTGGTCCGGCGACGCTGGCTCAGCGAACCCGCCTACGCGGACCTGGTCGCGCTCTGCCAGTTCCTGCCCGGGCCCGCCTCGAGTCAGGTCGGCATGGCCATCGGCCTGCGCAGGGCCGGATATGCGGGGATGGCCGCGGCCTGGATCGCCTTCACCCTGCCCTCGGCCCTGTTGCTGGTGGCGTTCGCCCTGGGTGTGCAGGCCGTGGGTGTCCAGCCCGGGGCCGGTTGGCTGCTCGGGCTCAAGGCCGCGGCGGTGGCCGTGGTCGCCCACGCCGTGGTGGGGATGGCGAAGAGCCTGGCTTCCGGGAAACGCCAGGCCGCCATCGCGGTGGCCGCACTGGTCCTGGTCCTGGTCGTGCCCTCGACACTCAGCCAGGTCGCGGCGATCCTGCTGGGCGGAGTACTCGGCCTGGTCTGGCTGGCCACGACGGAGTCCGCGGACGTCGAGAAGGGCGAGGACGGTCCCGGCACCTCCGTGGGGCACCGAACCGCACTGGTGTGCCTGGCGCTCTTCGCCGCCTTGCTGGCCGCCCTGCCCGTGCTGGCGACGCTGACGGCGAACCCGGGCATGACGATCGCGGACGGCTTCTACCGGGCGGGGTCCCTGGTCTTCGGCGGTGGCCACGTCGTCCTTCCGCTGCTGGAGGCCGAGGTGGTCGGCGGCGGCCAGGTGAACCATGAGTCCTTCCTGGCGGGCTACGGCGCCGCACAGGCCGTGCCCGGGCCGCTGTTCACCTTCGCCGCCTACCTGGGTGCGCTGATACCTGTGGCCGGGAGCCCGCTTCTGGGCGCGTCGATCGCACTGGTCGCCATCTTCCTGCCCTCCGCCCTGCTGGTCGTCGGCGTCCTGCCCTTCTGGGAGCGGTTGCGCGGCGCCCCACGCGCGCGGCGCGCGGTAGCCGGGGCCGGGGCGGCCGTGGTGGGCGTCCTCGCCGCGGCCCTGTACGACCCCGTCTTCACTCAGGGTGTGGTCTCGTCCGCGACGATGTCGGTGTCCGCCGTGGCCTTCGTCGCCCTGGCGGTGTGGCGGGCCCCCGCGTGGTCGGTCGTCCTGGCGGCGGGTGCGATCGGATTCCTGGTCCTGTGA